A single genomic interval of Longimicrobium sp. harbors:
- a CDS encoding NADP-dependent succinic semialdehyde dehydrogenase has product MNPILGATLMCLILLACEMHSTYPLVLAANRDERYDRPAAAAAWWSDAPGVLAGRDLEGLGTWLGVARDGRWAAVTNVREPTVSQRPDAPSRGWLVSGFLRGAGPVEAYLAALAPRADEWNGFNLLAGDAGGAWWLSNRAPGPVRVEPGVHGLSNALLDTPWPKVERGRDDLARILAGPEAAMEASLFRTLALRDPAPDERLPDTGVGLYAERMLSSLFISSAAYGTRASTVLRIRRDGRVFFAERTIDPESDRWTEVRHEFEGGVGPHTETQSRQQEQKRSMPIQTINPATGETLRTFDALTGAEVDARLERAEATFQEYRHTSFAQRAAWMMRAAEILAESKDTLARLMTTEMGKPLTAAVAEVEKCAWACRHYADNAERLLADEKVETDARRSFIRYLPLGPVLAVMPWNFPLWQVFRFAAPALMAGNVGVLKHASNVPQCALAIEDVFRQAGFPDGAFQTLLVGSEAVARILDDPRIRAATLTGSTPAGQSVAERAGRNLKKTVLELGGSDPFIVMPSADLDAAARTAVKARVINNGQSCIAAKRFIVHQDVADEFEQRFIAAMRALRIGDPMNDATDVGPLATAAIRDEVDEQVRRSVEMGARVLVGGERIDGPGFYYAPTILTDIPRDAPAYHEEVFGPVALLHRARDAEDALRLANDTVFGLGSSVWTRDEAEADFFIRGIEAGMTYVNAMVASDPRLPFGGVKQSGYGRELAAFGIREFVNVKTVWMEDGGGPGEHPAAE; this is encoded by the coding sequence GTGAATCCCATACTTGGCGCCACCCTGATGTGCCTGATCCTGCTCGCCTGCGAGATGCATTCCACATACCCGCTGGTGCTCGCCGCCAACCGCGACGAGCGCTACGACCGCCCCGCCGCGGCCGCCGCCTGGTGGAGCGATGCGCCGGGCGTGCTCGCGGGCCGCGATCTCGAAGGCCTCGGCACCTGGCTGGGGGTGGCGCGGGACGGGCGCTGGGCCGCCGTCACCAACGTGCGCGAGCCCACCGTATCGCAGCGCCCCGACGCCCCTTCGCGCGGTTGGCTGGTCTCCGGCTTCCTGCGCGGCGCGGGACCGGTGGAGGCGTACCTGGCCGCACTCGCTCCACGTGCGGACGAGTGGAATGGTTTCAACCTCCTGGCGGGCGATGCGGGCGGCGCGTGGTGGCTCTCCAACCGCGCGCCCGGCCCGGTCCGCGTGGAGCCGGGGGTGCACGGCCTCAGCAACGCCCTCCTCGACACCCCCTGGCCCAAGGTGGAGCGCGGCCGCGACGATCTGGCCCGCATCCTCGCCGGGCCAGAGGCTGCGATGGAAGCATCGCTCTTTCGCACCCTCGCCTTGCGCGACCCGGCCCCCGACGAGCGCCTCCCGGACACCGGCGTCGGCCTCTATGCGGAGCGGATGCTTTCATCGCTCTTCATTTCCTCGGCTGCATACGGCACGCGCGCATCCACCGTCCTGCGCATTCGCCGCGACGGCCGCGTCTTCTTCGCCGAGCGCACCATCGATCCCGAGTCGGACCGCTGGACCGAGGTGCGGCACGAGTTCGAGGGTGGGGTAGGGCCTCACACAGAGACACAGAGTCGACAACAAGAACAGAAGAGATCGATGCCGATACAGACCATCAATCCCGCCACCGGCGAGACGCTGCGCACCTTTGACGCGCTCACCGGCGCCGAGGTGGACGCGCGGCTGGAGCGCGCGGAGGCGACGTTCCAGGAGTACCGCCATACCTCGTTCGCACAGCGCGCCGCGTGGATGATGCGCGCCGCCGAGATCCTGGCGGAGAGCAAGGATACGCTCGCGCGGCTGATGACCACCGAGATGGGGAAGCCGCTCACCGCCGCCGTCGCGGAGGTGGAGAAGTGCGCGTGGGCATGCCGCCACTACGCGGACAACGCCGAGCGCCTCCTGGCCGATGAGAAGGTGGAGACGGATGCGAGGCGCTCCTTCATCCGCTACCTGCCGCTGGGGCCGGTGCTGGCGGTGATGCCGTGGAACTTCCCGCTCTGGCAGGTCTTCCGCTTCGCCGCGCCGGCGCTGATGGCGGGGAACGTCGGGGTGCTGAAGCACGCGTCCAACGTCCCGCAGTGCGCGCTCGCCATCGAGGACGTCTTCCGCCAAGCAGGTTTCCCCGATGGCGCCTTCCAGACGCTCCTGGTGGGCTCGGAAGCCGTGGCGCGCATCCTGGACGACCCGCGCATCCGCGCCGCGACGCTCACGGGGAGCACCCCGGCCGGGCAGAGCGTGGCCGAGCGCGCCGGGCGCAACCTCAAGAAGACGGTGCTGGAGCTGGGCGGGAGCGACCCCTTCATCGTCATGCCCAGCGCCGACCTGGACGCGGCGGCGCGCACGGCGGTCAAGGCGCGCGTCATCAACAACGGCCAGAGCTGCATCGCCGCCAAGCGCTTCATCGTGCACCAGGACGTCGCGGACGAGTTCGAACAGCGCTTCATCGCCGCCATGCGCGCCCTCCGCATCGGCGATCCGATGAACGACGCGACGGACGTGGGCCCGCTCGCCACCGCCGCCATCCGCGACGAGGTGGACGAGCAGGTGCGCCGCTCGGTGGAGATGGGCGCACGCGTCCTCGTCGGCGGCGAGCGCATCGATGGACCCGGCTTCTACTACGCCCCGACCATCCTCACCGACATCCCCCGCGACGCGCCCGCGTACCACGAGGAGGTGTTCGGCCCCGTTGCCCTCCTCCACCGCGCCCGCGACGCGGAGGATGCATTGCGCCTGGCCAACGACACCGTATTCGGCCTCGGCAGCAGCGTCTGGACGCGCGACGAGGCGGAGGCCGACTTCTTCATCCGCGGCATCGAGGCGGGGATGACCTACGTCAACGCGATGGTCGCCTCGGACCCGCGCCTCCCCTTCGGCGGCGTCAAGCAGAGCGGCTACGGGCGCGAGCTGGCCGCCTTCGGCATCCGCGAGTTCGTCAACGTGAAGACGGTTTGGATGGAGGACGGCGGGGGGCCGGGGGAGCATCCGGCGGCGGAGTAG
- a CDS encoding alpha/beta hydrolase, with protein MLHHRTHLLAPEHDWVVFVHGAGGSSSIWYRQVREFRKHFNVLLVDLRGHGESREPLHLWGQHEDYTFEAVSREILEVMDHLEIPAAHFVGISLGCIVIRQLAEMAPDRVRSMVLGGAVTRLDLRSRVLVHAGDWVKRIVPFMWLYRLFAWIIMPRRRHRESRSLFVNEARKLAQKEFLRWWRLTLEVTPLLRLFEEREIPIPTLYLMGDEDHMFLPPVRRIASKHRAFTTLTVVEDSGHVVNVDQANRFNRIAIDFMRGLRPAA; from the coding sequence ATGCTTCACCACCGGACCCATCTCCTGGCACCCGAGCACGACTGGGTCGTGTTCGTGCACGGGGCCGGCGGCAGCTCGTCCATCTGGTACCGGCAGGTGCGCGAGTTCCGCAAGCACTTCAACGTGCTGCTGGTGGACCTGCGCGGCCACGGCGAGTCGCGCGAGCCGCTCCACCTGTGGGGGCAGCACGAGGACTACACATTCGAGGCCGTCTCGCGCGAGATCCTGGAGGTGATGGACCACCTGGAGATCCCCGCCGCGCACTTCGTGGGAATCTCGCTGGGGTGCATCGTCATCCGGCAGCTCGCGGAGATGGCGCCGGACCGGGTGCGCTCGATGGTGCTCGGCGGCGCCGTCACGCGCCTCGACCTGCGCTCGCGCGTGCTGGTGCACGCAGGCGACTGGGTGAAGCGCATCGTCCCTTTCATGTGGCTGTACCGCCTCTTCGCGTGGATCATCATGCCGCGGCGGCGCCACCGCGAGAGCCGCTCGCTCTTTGTGAACGAGGCCCGCAAGCTGGCGCAGAAGGAGTTTCTGCGCTGGTGGCGCCTGACGCTGGAGGTGACGCCGCTGCTGCGCCTCTTCGAGGAGCGCGAGATCCCCATCCCCACGCTCTACCTGATGGGCGACGAGGACCACATGTTCCTTCCGCCCGTGCGGCGCATCGCTTCGAAGCACCGCGCCTTCACAACGCTGACGGTGGTGGAGGACAGCGGGCACGTGGTGAACGTGGACCAGGCGAACCGCTTCAACCGCATCGCCATCGACTTCATGCGCGGCCTGCGACCGGCCGCGTGA
- a CDS encoding metallophosphoesterase, whose product MVSRGGADTRSGLVAALLVLVAAACGSDERPIGKRERVSLLAAGDVASCWWRADEATARILDRMDGVVAVLGDAVYQSGTESQFADCYGPTWGRHLDRTRPALGNHERRTEKGGPYYRYFGARAGKPGEGWYSYDHDGWHVVVLNSEVEIDAGSPQLRWLAADLRAHPSRCTMAYMHRPRFSSGKHGGSRRVLHAWRVLYAAGVDVVLAGHDHIYERFDPLNPVGDLDRQRGIVSFVVGTGGAPLYGRGDKQAHSRALSNDVHGVLAFRFRPDGYSWEFVPVAGDRFHDRGEGRCH is encoded by the coding sequence GTGGTCTCACGCGGAGGCGCGGACACGCGGAGTGGGCTGGTTGCCGCGCTGCTCGTCCTCGTCGCGGCCGCGTGCGGGAGCGACGAGCGTCCGATCGGGAAGCGCGAGCGGGTGTCGCTGCTGGCGGCGGGGGACGTCGCGTCGTGCTGGTGGCGCGCGGACGAGGCCACGGCGCGCATCCTCGATCGCATGGATGGCGTGGTGGCGGTGCTCGGGGATGCGGTCTACCAGTCGGGGACCGAGTCGCAGTTCGCGGACTGCTACGGCCCAACCTGGGGCCGTCACCTCGACCGCACCCGCCCCGCGCTGGGGAACCACGAGCGGCGCACGGAGAAGGGCGGGCCGTACTATCGCTACTTCGGGGCGCGCGCCGGCAAGCCGGGCGAGGGGTGGTACAGCTACGACCACGACGGGTGGCACGTGGTGGTGCTGAACAGCGAGGTGGAGATCGACGCCGGTTCGCCGCAGCTCCGCTGGCTCGCGGCGGACTTGCGGGCGCACCCCTCGCGCTGCACCATGGCGTACATGCACCGCCCGCGCTTCAGCAGCGGCAAGCATGGAGGGTCCAGACGGGTGCTCCATGCCTGGCGCGTGCTGTACGCCGCGGGGGTGGACGTGGTGCTCGCGGGGCACGACCACATCTACGAGCGCTTCGATCCCCTCAATCCGGTCGGTGATCTGGACCGCCAGCGCGGGATCGTGTCGTTCGTGGTCGGCACCGGCGGCGCGCCGCTCTACGGCCGCGGCGACAAACAGGCCCACTCGCGCGCGCTCAGCAACGACGTGCATGGCGTGCTCGCCTTCCGCTTTCGGCCGGACGGCTACAGCTGGGAGTTCGTCCCCGTCGCCGGCGACCGCTTCCACGACCGGGGCGAGGGGCGCTGCCACTGA
- a CDS encoding class I SAM-dependent methyltransferase, translated as MSELRSRFGEIDIYLFDQLLKGRFDGARTVLDAGCGSGRNLVYFLQNGFEVFGTDRDPDAVERVRRLAARLAPHAPPERFQHATVEAMPFGDASMDAVLSSAVLHFADDEAHFAAMLYEMWRVLRPGGLFFARLASSIGMEDRVEPLQGRRHGLPDGSERFLVDAPFLAHHAGRLGALPLDPLKTTIVQDLRAMTTWCLRKPG; from the coding sequence TTGAGCGAGCTGCGCTCTCGCTTCGGCGAGATCGACATCTACCTCTTCGACCAGCTCCTCAAAGGCCGCTTCGACGGCGCCCGCACCGTGCTCGATGCGGGGTGCGGCTCCGGGCGCAACCTCGTCTACTTCCTCCAGAACGGCTTCGAAGTCTTCGGCACCGACCGCGATCCCGACGCCGTCGAGCGGGTGCGGCGGCTGGCGGCGCGGCTCGCTCCGCACGCGCCTCCCGAGCGCTTTCAGCACGCCACCGTCGAGGCGATGCCCTTTGGCGATGCCTCGATGGATGCCGTGCTCAGCAGCGCCGTCCTGCACTTTGCCGATGACGAGGCGCACTTCGCGGCGATGCTCTACGAGATGTGGAGGGTGCTGCGGCCCGGCGGCCTCTTCTTCGCGCGGCTCGCGTCGAGCATCGGGATGGAGGATCGGGTGGAGCCGCTCCAGGGGCGCCGCCATGGCCTTCCCGACGGCTCGGAGCGCTTCCTGGTGGACGCACCCTTTCTCGCGCATCACGCCGGCCGGCTCGGCGCCCTCCCGCTGGACCCCCTCAAGACCACGATCGTCCAGGACCTGCGCGCCATGACCACGTGGTGTCTGCGCAAGCCGGGATAG
- a CDS encoding EAL domain-containing protein, producing the protein MKTPTTPRSPETDELLRTLQQREEWFRAVFEGSAMGIAVVDMKGRFIDANAAFLRMVGRTAEEMNELPFASLDHEDDQERDSRLFRRLVAGELAHYQLEKRYVRKDGTELTVRLTASVVRDAEGQPRFCVAMVDDVTQRTRAEAERELLEERLRHLALHDPLTGLPNRVLLAERMHEASEAPEGEPGKCAVLFLDLDRFKNVNDSLGHGAGDELLRQVSARLAACARPGDTVARFGGDEFILFLPRVSGKEEALTVAGQVRDVLAAPLELGSYRTYTSASIGVALGECPGESPDELLRNADMAMYHAKAGTSGTHLAVFDASMHRAVVERLRLETDLRAALERGELRLYFQPIVSLDTGAVVGAEALARWEHPVHGPVPPDRFILLAEDTGLIGALGAWVLDEAARQIAWWRSELPEAAGLEVSVNLSARQLREPGLVDAVAATLREHRLPPGALKLELTESSLVQDPAAAAVVLRALKKRDVQVYLDDFGTGYSSLSSLHRLPLDALKIDRSFVAGLDGGSTGAHKGAEIVRTIVALARSLGVRVVAEGVETREQLAALHDLGCDFAQGYLIGRPVPADKFAQSFLQGRGESELVG; encoded by the coding sequence ATGAAAACGCCCACCACCCCTCGCTCGCCCGAGACCGACGAGCTGCTGCGTACCCTGCAGCAGCGCGAGGAGTGGTTCCGTGCGGTCTTCGAGGGCTCCGCCATGGGGATCGCCGTGGTGGACATGAAGGGTCGCTTCATCGACGCCAACGCGGCATTCCTGCGCATGGTGGGGCGCACCGCGGAGGAGATGAATGAGCTGCCCTTCGCGTCGCTCGACCACGAGGACGACCAGGAGCGCGACAGCCGCCTCTTCCGCCGGCTGGTGGCGGGGGAGCTGGCGCACTACCAGCTCGAGAAGCGGTACGTCCGAAAGGATGGCACCGAGCTCACCGTGCGCCTGACCGCCTCGGTGGTGCGCGACGCGGAGGGGCAGCCGCGCTTCTGCGTTGCGATGGTGGACGACGTCACCCAGCGCACCCGCGCCGAGGCGGAGCGCGAGCTGCTGGAGGAGCGCCTTCGCCACCTGGCGCTGCACGATCCGCTCACCGGCCTCCCCAACCGCGTGCTCCTGGCGGAGCGCATGCACGAGGCGTCGGAGGCTCCGGAGGGGGAGCCGGGGAAGTGCGCGGTGCTCTTTCTGGACCTGGACCGCTTCAAGAACGTCAACGACTCGCTGGGCCACGGCGCCGGCGACGAGCTCCTGCGCCAGGTTTCCGCCCGCCTGGCCGCCTGCGCGCGCCCCGGCGACACGGTGGCGCGCTTCGGCGGCGACGAGTTCATCCTCTTCCTCCCGCGCGTTTCCGGGAAGGAGGAGGCGCTGACGGTGGCGGGACAGGTGCGCGACGTTCTGGCCGCGCCGCTGGAGCTGGGGAGCTACCGCACCTACACCTCGGCCAGCATCGGCGTGGCGCTGGGGGAGTGCCCGGGGGAATCGCCGGACGAGCTGCTGCGGAACGCCGACATGGCGATGTACCACGCCAAGGCGGGGACCAGCGGCACCCACCTGGCCGTCTTCGACGCGTCGATGCACCGCGCCGTCGTCGAGCGCCTGCGCCTGGAGACGGACCTGCGCGCCGCGCTGGAGCGTGGGGAGCTGCGCCTCTACTTCCAGCCCATCGTGTCGTTGGATACGGGTGCCGTGGTTGGCGCGGAGGCTCTGGCGCGCTGGGAGCATCCGGTGCACGGCCCGGTGCCGCCCGACCGCTTCATCCTGCTGGCCGAGGACACGGGGCTGATCGGGGCGCTGGGCGCGTGGGTGCTGGACGAGGCCGCGCGGCAGATCGCGTGGTGGCGCTCCGAGCTTCCGGAGGCCGCGGGGCTGGAGGTGAGCGTCAACCTCTCCGCTCGCCAGCTGCGCGAGCCGGGGCTGGTGGATGCCGTGGCCGCCACCCTGCGCGAGCACCGTCTTCCGCCGGGCGCCCTCAAGCTGGAGCTCACCGAGAGCTCGCTTGTGCAGGACCCCGCCGCCGCCGCGGTGGTGCTGCGCGCCCTCAAGAAGCGCGACGTGCAGGTGTACCTGGACGACTTCGGCACGGGCTACTCGTCGCTCAGCTCGCTCCACCGCCTGCCGCTGGACGCGCTCAAGATCGACCGCTCCTTCGTGGCGGGCCTCGACGGCGGCAGCACCGGCGCGCACAAGGGCGCGGAGATCGTGCGCACCATCGTCGCGCTCGCCCGCAGCCTTGGTGTGCGCGTCGTCGCCGAGGGCGTGGAGACCCGCGAGCAGCTCGCCGCCCTGCACGACCTGGGATGCGACTTCGCGCAGGGCTACCTGATCGGCCGCCCCGTCCCCGCCGACAAGTTCGCCCAGTCGTTCCTGCAGGGGCGGGGGGAGAGCGAGCTGGTGGGGTGA
- a CDS encoding YaiI/YqxD family protein, which produces MKLWIDADAAPRDVKEIVFRAALRLKLETVMVANQRLPVPLDNPFVTAVRVEGGPDVADLHIAEHAAPGDVAVTADIPLASALVEKRVAVIDPRGEEYTADSIGERLAVRDFMDGLRGAGVETGGARPYGARDKQAFAAALDRVLTKAMRGVR; this is translated from the coding sequence GTGAAGCTCTGGATCGACGCCGACGCGGCCCCGCGCGACGTCAAGGAGATCGTCTTCCGCGCCGCGCTGCGCCTGAAGCTGGAAACGGTGATGGTGGCCAACCAGCGCCTCCCCGTTCCCCTCGACAACCCGTTCGTCACCGCCGTCCGCGTGGAGGGCGGCCCAGACGTCGCGGACCTCCACATCGCCGAGCACGCCGCCCCCGGCGACGTGGCCGTGACCGCGGACATCCCGCTGGCCTCCGCGCTGGTGGAGAAGCGCGTGGCCGTGATCGACCCGCGCGGCGAGGAGTACACCGCCGACTCCATCGGCGAGCGGCTGGCGGTGCGCGACTTCATGGACGGCCTGCGCGGCGCCGGCGTGGAGACGGGCGGCGCCCGCCCCTACGGCGCCCGCGACAAACAAGCCTTCGCCGCCGCGCTGGATCGCGTGTTGACGAAGGCGATGCGGGGGGTGCGGTAG